From Candidatus Amoebophilus asiaticus 5a2, the proteins below share one genomic window:
- a CDS encoding 3'-5' exonuclease, whose translation MQVPSTVKNILFIDIETVPCVADYENLTAPQKLLWGKKATLLGATDTQEIGNLFSERAGVYAEFGKVIVIGLGHITFDICGDPSLQVQALSSHNEKELLGQLRNILEEKYQQENIRLCAHNGKEFDFPYLCRRMLVNGISLPTVLDCAGKKPWEVTHLDTMEMWRFGDRKSFTSLDLLANLFGVNSSKTLMDGSEVSYFYYVENDLTRIAKYCMQDVIVTSQIFLKLNNWQTIKETNIIFA comes from the coding sequence ATGCAGGTACCAAGCACAGTAAAAAATATACTCTTTATAGACATAGAAACTGTACCTTGTGTGGCTGATTATGAAAATTTGACGGCACCACAAAAATTACTATGGGGTAAAAAAGCTACCTTATTAGGAGCCACAGACACACAAGAAATTGGCAACCTTTTTTCAGAACGGGCAGGTGTTTATGCCGAGTTCGGAAAAGTAATAGTTATTGGATTAGGCCATATTACATTTGACATTTGTGGAGATCCTTCCTTACAGGTTCAAGCACTTAGCAGCCACAATGAAAAAGAGCTTTTAGGACAGCTTAGAAATATATTAGAAGAAAAGTATCAGCAAGAAAATATTAGACTTTGTGCACATAATGGGAAAGAATTTGATTTTCCTTATCTATGCAGACGTATGCTAGTAAATGGAATCAGTTTACCTACTGTACTAGACTGTGCAGGAAAGAAACCTTGGGAAGTTACTCATTTAGATACCATGGAAATGTGGAGATTTGGAGATAGAAAAAGTTTTACTTCTTTAGACCTACTTGCTAATTTATTTGGAGTCAATTCTAGCAAAACACTAATGGATGGGAGTGAGGTAAGCTACTTCTATTATGTAGAAAATGACTTGACACGCATAGCTAAATATTGTATGCAAGATGTAATAGTAACCTCCCAAATTTTCCTTAAATTAAATAATTGGCAAACTATTAAAGAAACAAATATTATCTTTGCCTAG